A part of Roseitalea porphyridii genomic DNA contains:
- a CDS encoding aldehyde dehydrogenase family protein — MLDTVDRSTARTAGEGLAAGNVIDGRTIPARSGATIDVTCPSDGAVFATIARSDAADVDAAVASARAAFETGPWARMSALERGRLLFALMDRIEQNAAELAALESRDTGKPVRQGIADVKGAMRYFEFNAGAADKLNGDQIPFLDGYTALALREPHGVVAGIIPWNYPMQILGRVAGAALAMGNTLVIKPAEDASLTTVRIAELALEAGFPPGVFNVVTGYGQEAGAPLSAHQDVDYVTFTGSPVTGTAIQQAAAVNNRGVTMELGGKSPQIVFADADLDAAMPVLVNAIIQNGGQTCSAGSRILVERPLHDEVAGRLAERFAGLVAEPHWADGDLGPLVNATQAERVNRFVAAARAAGTPVLAEGRIADDAPAAGHYVAPVLFGGVDPQSDLAREEVFGPVLSMLAFDDEAEAIRLANATDYGLVAAVWTRDGGRQFRVARAIRSGQVFVNCFGAGGGVELPFGGVKKSGHGREKGLEALRDMSATKAIVFNHG; from the coding sequence ATGCTCGATACAGTCGACCGATCGACGGCCAGGACCGCCGGCGAGGGCCTTGCGGCCGGCAACGTCATCGACGGACGCACAATCCCGGCGCGTTCGGGCGCGACGATCGATGTCACCTGCCCGTCCGACGGCGCGGTCTTCGCGACCATCGCGCGCTCGGATGCGGCTGACGTCGACGCAGCCGTCGCCAGCGCCCGCGCCGCCTTCGAGACCGGCCCTTGGGCCCGCATGAGCGCGCTCGAACGGGGCCGGCTGCTGTTCGCGCTGATGGACCGGATCGAGCAGAACGCGGCAGAACTCGCCGCGCTCGAAAGCCGCGATACCGGCAAGCCGGTCCGCCAGGGCATCGCGGACGTGAAGGGCGCGATGCGCTATTTCGAGTTCAACGCCGGCGCCGCCGACAAGCTGAACGGCGACCAGATCCCGTTCCTGGACGGCTACACCGCGCTCGCCCTGCGCGAGCCGCACGGCGTCGTCGCCGGCATCATCCCGTGGAACTACCCCATGCAGATCCTCGGCCGCGTCGCCGGTGCGGCGCTCGCCATGGGCAACACGCTGGTGATCAAGCCCGCCGAGGACGCCTCGCTGACCACGGTGCGGATCGCCGAACTGGCGCTCGAGGCGGGCTTTCCGCCAGGCGTCTTCAACGTCGTCACCGGCTACGGGCAGGAGGCCGGCGCGCCGCTGTCGGCCCACCAGGACGTCGATTACGTCACCTTCACCGGCTCGCCCGTGACCGGCACCGCGATCCAGCAGGCCGCCGCCGTCAACAATCGCGGCGTGACGATGGAGCTGGGCGGCAAGTCCCCGCAGATCGTCTTCGCCGACGCCGATCTGGACGCGGCGATGCCGGTTCTGGTCAATGCGATCATCCAGAATGGCGGCCAGACCTGTTCGGCCGGCAGCCGCATCCTGGTCGAACGTCCGCTCCATGACGAGGTCGCCGGCCGGCTCGCCGAACGCTTTGCCGGACTGGTCGCCGAGCCGCACTGGGCCGACGGCGATCTGGGCCCGCTCGTCAACGCGACCCAGGCCGAACGGGTCAACCGCTTCGTCGCCGCGGCGCGCGCGGCCGGAACGCCGGTGCTGGCCGAAGGCCGGATCGCCGACGACGCGCCCGCCGCCGGCCACTATGTCGCGCCGGTCCTGTTCGGCGGCGTCGATCCGCAAAGCGATCTGGCGCGCGAGGAGGTGTTCGGCCCGGTCCTGTCGATGCTCGCCTTCGACGACGAGGCCGAGGCGATCCGGCTAGCCAACGCGACCGATTACGGGCTCGTCGCGGCGGTGTGGACACGCGACGGCGGCCGCCAGTTCCGCGTCGCCCGCGCGATCCGGTCGGGCCAGGTCTTCGTCAACTGCTTCGGCGCGGGCGGTGGCGTCGAACTGCCGTTCGGCGGGGTCAAGAAGTCGGGCCATGGCCGCGAGAAGGGGCTCGAGGCCCTGCGCGACATGAGCGCGACCAAGGCGATCGTCTTCAACCACGGATAG
- a CDS encoding SDR family oxidoreductase → MGRLEGKVAIVTGGAGGFGEGMVRRFVEEGARVLIADLNGKRAETLAAELGSATVPLKVDVSLGSDIAAMVETAHDAFGRIDIMVNNAGYSHRNGDLAAVSEDDFDLIFAVNMKAIYRSTLAVVPIMEGQGGGAIITTASTAGLRPRPGLTWYNASKGWAITATKSMAVELAPRNIRVNCLAPVAGETGMLATFMGTDTPEMREKFKSVIPLGRFSTPADIANAALYLASDEAAFITGVALEVDGGRCV, encoded by the coding sequence ATGGGAAGACTTGAAGGCAAGGTCGCCATCGTCACCGGCGGTGCCGGCGGCTTCGGCGAGGGCATGGTGCGGCGCTTTGTCGAGGAGGGCGCGCGGGTGCTGATCGCCGATCTGAACGGCAAGCGGGCCGAAACGCTCGCCGCCGAACTGGGTTCGGCGACGGTGCCGCTGAAGGTCGATGTCTCGCTCGGTTCGGACATCGCGGCCATGGTCGAGACCGCGCACGACGCCTTCGGCCGCATCGACATCATGGTCAACAATGCCGGCTACAGCCATCGCAACGGCGATCTGGCCGCCGTCAGCGAGGACGATTTCGATCTCATCTTCGCGGTCAACATGAAGGCGATCTACCGCTCGACGCTCGCCGTGGTGCCGATCATGGAGGGCCAGGGCGGCGGCGCGATCATCACCACCGCCTCGACCGCCGGGCTCCGGCCGCGTCCGGGCCTGACCTGGTACAACGCCTCCAAGGGCTGGGCGATCACCGCGACCAAGTCGATGGCCGTCGAGCTTGCGCCCAGGAACATCCGCGTCAACTGCCTGGCGCCCGTCGCCGGCGAAACCGGCATGCTGGCCACCTTCATGGGCACCGACACGCCCGAAATGCGCGAGAAGTTCAAGTCGGTGATCCCGCTGGGGCGCTTTTCGACGCCCGCCGACATCGCCAACGCCGCGCTCTATCTGGCCTCGGACGAAGCCGCCTTCATCACCGGCGTGGCGCTGGAGGTCGATGGCGGCCGCTGCGTCTGA